In Kitasatospora sp. NA04385, a single genomic region encodes these proteins:
- a CDS encoding glycosyl hydrolase family 18 protein — translation MRLHRPLQALLATGAMAAASLGLISAPAQAATPLPQHVFAPYFEAWTGESPATLAAQSGAKHLTMAFLQAATKGSCTALWNGDTSMPVSNSVFGADIATIRANGGDVIPSFGGYTADNTGTELADSCTDVNQIAAQFENLITTYDISRIDLDIEDNSLTNTAGIDRRNKAIKIVEDWAAANGRSIQFSYTLPTTTSGLASSGLKVLKNAVTNNARIDVVNMMTFDYYDNQSHDMAADTQTSAQGLYNQLASLYPTKTSAQLWNMIGITEMVGIDDFGAAETFTVANATTVYNWAVSKGINTLSFWALQRDNGGCPGQAGHDECSGIAQGTWDFSHIFSKFTSSSVPANDFSVSLSPASGSVAAGASTSATVNTAVTSGSAQSVNLSVTGAPAGVTAALSSSTVTAGGSATLNVSTTSGVANGSYPLTVTGTGASGTHSATYTLTVTGGTTASDFSVALSPAAGSVQAGSAVSSTVNTAVTSGTAATVNLTVSGAPAGVTAALSASSVTAGGSATLNVSTTASAAPGTYTLTVTGTGAGKTHTATYALTVNGTTPPAGLGNGDLESGNLAPWTCQSGGAVVTSPVHGGSKALKAVPTAGATGQCEQTVTLAPNHAYTLTAWVQGPYSYVGVSGGATASSWANGSSWTKLTVPFTTGANGTVTVYLHGWYGQGAVYGDDFSIA, via the coding sequence ATGCGCCTTCACCGACCACTCCAAGCGCTGCTCGCCACGGGCGCGATGGCGGCCGCCTCGCTGGGGCTGATCTCCGCCCCCGCGCAGGCCGCCACCCCGCTGCCGCAGCACGTCTTCGCCCCGTACTTCGAGGCGTGGACCGGCGAGAGCCCGGCCACCCTGGCCGCCCAGTCCGGTGCCAAGCACCTCACCATGGCGTTCCTGCAGGCCGCCACCAAGGGCTCCTGCACCGCGCTGTGGAACGGCGACACCTCGATGCCGGTGTCCAACTCCGTCTTCGGCGCCGACATCGCCACCATCCGCGCCAACGGCGGCGACGTGATCCCGTCCTTCGGCGGCTACACCGCGGACAACACGGGCACCGAGCTCGCCGACTCCTGCACGGACGTCAACCAGATCGCCGCGCAGTTCGAGAACCTGATCACCACCTACGACATCTCCCGGATCGACCTGGACATCGAGGACAACTCGCTGACCAACACGGCCGGCATCGACCGCCGCAACAAGGCGATCAAGATCGTCGAGGACTGGGCGGCGGCCAACGGCCGCAGCATCCAGTTCAGCTACACCCTGCCGACCACCACCAGCGGCCTGGCCTCCAGCGGCCTCAAGGTGCTGAAGAACGCGGTCACCAACAACGCGCGGATCGACGTCGTCAACATGATGACGTTCGACTACTACGACAACCAGTCGCACGACATGGCCGCGGACACCCAGACCTCCGCGCAGGGCCTGTACAACCAGTTGGCGAGCCTGTACCCGACGAAGACCTCCGCCCAGCTGTGGAACATGATCGGCATCACCGAGATGGTCGGCATCGACGACTTCGGTGCCGCCGAGACCTTCACCGTCGCCAACGCCACCACGGTCTACAACTGGGCCGTCTCCAAGGGCATCAACACGCTGTCCTTCTGGGCGCTGCAGCGTGACAACGGCGGCTGCCCGGGCCAGGCCGGCCACGACGAGTGCTCCGGCATCGCGCAGGGCACCTGGGACTTCAGCCACATCTTCTCGAAGTTCACCAGCTCCTCGGTGCCGGCGAACGACTTCTCGGTGTCGCTGAGCCCGGCCTCCGGCTCGGTCGCGGCCGGCGCGTCCACCTCGGCGACGGTCAACACCGCGGTCACCTCCGGCTCGGCCCAGAGCGTCAACCTGTCGGTGACCGGCGCCCCGGCGGGCGTCACCGCCGCGCTGAGCTCCTCCACCGTCACCGCGGGCGGCTCGGCCACCCTGAACGTCTCCACCACCTCGGGCGTCGCCAACGGCAGCTACCCGCTGACCGTGACCGGCACCGGCGCGAGCGGCACCCACTCGGCGACGTACACCCTGACCGTCACCGGCGGCACCACCGCCTCCGACTTCTCGGTCGCCCTGTCGCCCGCCGCGGGCTCGGTCCAGGCCGGCTCCGCCGTCTCCAGCACCGTGAACACCGCGGTCACCTCCGGTACCGCCGCGACCGTCAACCTGACCGTCTCCGGCGCCCCGGCGGGCGTCACCGCCGCGCTGAGCGCCTCCAGCGTCACCGCGGGCGGCTCGGCCACCCTGAACGTCTCCACCACCGCCTCGGCGGCCCCGGGCACCTACACCCTGACCGTCACCGGCACCGGCGCGGGCAAGACCCACACCGCCACCTACGCGCTGACCGTCAACGGCACCACCCCGCCGGCCGGCCTCGGCAACGGTGACCTGGAGAGCGGCAACCTCGCCCCGTGGACCTGCCAGAGCGGCGGCGCGGTCGTCACCAGCCCGGTGCACGGCGGCTCCAAGGCCCTGAAGGCCGTCCCGACCGCGGGCGCCACCGGCCAGTGCGAGCAGACCGTCACCCTGGCCCCGAACCACGCGTACACCCTGACCGCCTGGGTCCAGGGCCCGTACTCGTACGTCGGTGTCAGCGGCGGCGCCACCGCCTCCTCCTGGGCGAACGGCTCCTCCTGGACCAAGCTGACCGTCCCGTTCACCACCGGCGCCAACGGCACCGTCACGGTCTACCTGCACGGCTGGTACGGCCAGGGCGCGGTCTACGGCGACGACTTCTCGATCGCCTGA
- a CDS encoding ABC transporter substrate-binding protein, with the protein MTTRPVRIALAVALLAGAAACSSSGGGDPLAAKSSAPATSGGPSSPAGGAAGGTVVVGSANFPENVLLASIYSQALQAKGVKVEEKFNIGSREVLYGQLQSGALTVLPEYNGALLGYLDAKSTATGKDAVNAELKAKLPAGLAILDSAAAEDKDSLTVTQETADKLGVKSIADLAGKAQDLVVGGPPEFKSRREQQFKDVYGLTFKEWKPTGDTTANALKDGGIQLGNVFTTDPKIVQLKLVSLDDPKNVFSAQNVTPLVNTAGLGEAGTAALNAVSAKLDTAGLTALMKRVAIDKEDPSAVAKSWLKSANLG; encoded by the coding sequence ATGACGACCCGTCCGGTCCGCATCGCCCTCGCCGTCGCCCTGCTGGCGGGTGCGGCGGCCTGCTCCTCCTCCGGCGGCGGCGACCCGCTGGCCGCGAAGTCCTCCGCCCCGGCGACCTCCGGCGGCCCCTCCAGCCCGGCGGGCGGCGCGGCCGGGGGCACGGTGGTGGTCGGTTCGGCGAACTTCCCGGAGAACGTGCTGCTGGCCTCGATCTACTCGCAGGCCCTGCAGGCCAAGGGCGTGAAGGTGGAGGAGAAGTTCAACATCGGCAGCCGCGAGGTGCTGTACGGGCAGTTGCAGTCCGGCGCGCTGACGGTGCTGCCGGAGTACAACGGCGCGCTGCTGGGCTACCTGGACGCCAAGTCCACGGCCACCGGCAAGGACGCGGTGAACGCCGAGCTGAAGGCGAAGCTGCCGGCCGGGCTGGCGATCCTGGACTCGGCGGCGGCGGAGGACAAGGACTCGCTGACGGTCACCCAGGAGACCGCCGACAAGCTGGGCGTGAAGTCGATAGCCGACCTGGCGGGCAAGGCGCAGGACCTGGTGGTCGGCGGCCCGCCGGAGTTCAAGTCCCGGCGCGAGCAGCAGTTCAAGGACGTCTACGGGCTGACCTTCAAGGAGTGGAAGCCGACCGGCGACACCACCGCCAACGCGCTGAAGGACGGCGGCATCCAGCTCGGCAACGTGTTCACCACCGACCCGAAGATCGTCCAGCTGAAGCTGGTCTCGCTGGACGACCCGAAGAACGTCTTCAGCGCCCAGAACGTCACCCCGCTGGTGAACACCGCCGGTCTGGGCGAGGCCGGGACGGCCGCGCTGAACGCGGTCTCGGCGAAGCTGGACACGGCCGGGCTGACCGCGTTGATGAAGCGGGTCGCGATCGACAAGGAGGACCCGTCGGCGGTCGCCAAGAGCTGGCTGAAGAGCGCGAACCTGGGCTGA
- a CDS encoding ABC transporter permease: MNWLGWLHDFLADPAHRSGPDSLVHRLLEHLAFSAEALGLSALVALPLGLLIGYSGRGLFLVTALAGVARALPTLGLVTLAVLLAGVGDTAVLLPLTALAAPPILVAAAEGVRGTDPDVRDAARGIGLTHPQTLLRVCVPAAAPTLLAGLRTASVQVIATATVAAYVGLGGLGRYVIDGLATRNYPTTVGGALLVVLLAVAVQLLFALFIRFAAPPGTRTGRTTAEPVPVPVPVDDPAGSPALVKEST; encoded by the coding sequence GTGAACTGGCTGGGCTGGCTGCACGACTTCCTCGCCGATCCGGCGCACCGCTCCGGGCCGGACTCGCTGGTCCACCGGCTGCTGGAGCACCTGGCGTTCTCCGCCGAGGCGCTGGGCCTGTCCGCGCTGGTGGCGCTGCCGCTGGGGCTGCTGATCGGCTACTCGGGGCGCGGCCTGTTCCTGGTGACGGCGCTGGCCGGCGTCGCCCGGGCGCTGCCGACGCTGGGCCTGGTGACGCTGGCCGTGCTGCTGGCGGGCGTCGGCGACACCGCGGTGCTGCTGCCGCTGACGGCGCTGGCCGCGCCGCCGATCCTGGTGGCCGCCGCCGAGGGGGTGCGCGGCACCGACCCGGACGTCCGGGACGCGGCCCGCGGCATCGGCCTGACGCACCCGCAGACGCTGCTGCGGGTGTGCGTGCCGGCCGCCGCGCCGACCCTGCTGGCGGGCCTGCGGACGGCGTCGGTGCAGGTGATCGCGACCGCCACGGTGGCCGCGTACGTCGGCCTCGGCGGCCTGGGCCGGTACGTGATCGACGGGCTGGCCACCCGGAACTACCCGACCACGGTCGGCGGCGCCCTGCTGGTGGTGCTGCTGGCGGTGGCCGTCCAACTGCTGTTCGCCCTGTTCATCCGGTTCGCCGCGCCGCCCGGCACGCGCACCGGCCGCACCACCGCAGAACCCGTACCCGTACCCGTACCCGTAGACGATCCCGCGGGCTCCCCCGCACTCGTGAAGGAATCCACATGA
- a CDS encoding ABC transporter permease, producing MLDGEPLVRWRWLGDHLGYLTDLTADHAVIALVPVLIALLLAVPLGLACARFPRLYQPLAAVFNVVYALPSLAVFVVLIPYTGLATRETVMVPLTCYALAVLLPTAVDGLRAVPEPVRQAATAMGYGPWRRLAAVELPASVPYLIGGLRVAAVSSISLAAVGALVGRGGLGYLFVDGFQRTFPTPILAGIALVALLALATDLLLVAARRVLAPWERGVAR from the coding sequence ATGCTGGACGGTGAACCGCTGGTCCGCTGGCGCTGGCTGGGCGACCACCTGGGCTACCTGACCGACCTGACGGCCGACCACGCGGTGATCGCGCTCGTCCCGGTGCTGATCGCGCTGCTGCTGGCGGTGCCGCTGGGCCTGGCCTGCGCGCGCTTCCCCCGGCTGTACCAGCCGCTCGCGGCGGTGTTCAACGTGGTGTACGCGCTGCCCTCGCTGGCGGTGTTCGTGGTGCTGATCCCGTACACCGGGCTGGCCACCCGCGAGACGGTGATGGTGCCGCTGACCTGCTACGCGCTGGCGGTGCTGCTGCCGACCGCGGTGGACGGGCTGCGGGCCGTGCCGGAGCCGGTGCGGCAGGCGGCCACCGCGATGGGCTACGGCCCGTGGCGGCGGCTGGCGGCGGTCGAGCTCCCGGCGTCCGTGCCGTACCTGATCGGGGGCCTGCGGGTCGCCGCGGTGTCCTCGATCTCGCTGGCGGCGGTGGGGGCGCTGGTCGGCCGCGGCGGGCTGGGCTACCTGTTCGTCGACGGCTTCCAGCGGACCTTCCCCACCCCGATCCTGGCCGGGATCGCCCTGGTGGCGCTGCTGGCGCTGGCCACCGACCTGCTGCTGGTGGCGGCCCGCCGGGTGCTGGCGCCGTGGGAGCGGGGGGTGGCGCGGTGA
- a CDS encoding ABC transporter ATP-binding protein, protein MISFEGAAKRHPDGTVAVRGLDLEVPAGRTTVLVGPSGCGKTTILRMVNRMVEPTAGRVLLEGTDVASLPAARLRRGIGYVIQQAGLFPHRRVVDNVATVPRLLGWDRKRARARAAELLELVGLPPETARRYPAQLSGGQQQRVGVARALAADPPVLLMDEPFSAVDPLVRAGLQDELLRLQAELGKTVLFVTHDIEEAVRLGDRVVVLREHGEIAQLADPHTLLTAPADAGVAAFLGRDRGLRGLGLRPAGSVPLTALRSAYESWELVLDRDGRPEHWRRGAEHHPAPVFAPGRDSLRSALDAALLAPSGHAVAVDAEGRAVGTASRAAVVEALAAGDPTPEQVPHAGR, encoded by the coding sequence GTGATCAGTTTCGAGGGCGCCGCCAAGCGCCACCCCGACGGCACGGTCGCCGTCCGCGGCCTGGACCTGGAAGTCCCGGCGGGCCGGACCACCGTGCTGGTGGGGCCGTCGGGTTGCGGCAAGACCACCATCCTGCGGATGGTCAACCGGATGGTGGAGCCGACCGCCGGGCGGGTGCTGCTGGAGGGGACGGACGTGGCCTCGCTGCCCGCGGCCCGGCTGCGGCGCGGCATCGGGTACGTGATCCAGCAGGCGGGCCTGTTCCCGCACCGCCGGGTGGTCGACAACGTGGCGACGGTGCCCCGGCTGCTCGGCTGGGACCGCAAGCGGGCCCGGGCCCGGGCCGCCGAACTGCTGGAGCTGGTCGGCCTGCCGCCGGAGACGGCCCGCCGCTACCCGGCCCAGCTCTCCGGCGGCCAGCAGCAGCGGGTCGGCGTGGCGCGGGCGCTGGCCGCCGACCCGCCGGTGCTGCTGATGGACGAGCCGTTCAGCGCGGTCGACCCGCTGGTGCGCGCCGGGCTCCAGGACGAACTGCTGCGCCTACAGGCCGAGTTGGGCAAGACGGTGCTGTTCGTGACGCACGACATCGAGGAGGCGGTCCGGCTCGGCGACCGGGTGGTGGTGCTGCGCGAGCACGGCGAGATCGCCCAGCTCGCGGACCCGCACACGCTGCTGACCGCCCCGGCGGACGCCGGCGTGGCCGCCTTCCTGGGCCGCGACCGGGGCCTGCGCGGGCTCGGCCTGCGCCCGGCCGGCTCCGTCCCCCTCACCGCCCTGCGCTCCGCGTACGAGAGCTGGGAGCTGGTGCTCGACCGGGACGGCCGGCCGGAGCACTGGCGGCGCGGCGCCGAGCACCACCCGGCTCCGGTGTTCGCCCCGGGGCGGGACTCGCTGCGCTCCGCGCTGGACGCCGCGCTGCTCGCCCCGTCCGGCCACGCCGTCGCGGTGGACGCCGAGGGCCGGGCGGTCGGCACCGCGAGCCGCGCGGCCGTGGTCGAGGCGCTCGCCGCCGGCGACCCGACGCCCGAGCAGGTGCCGCATGCTGGACGGTGA
- a CDS encoding rhodanese-like domain-containing protein → MVTTVDQLLAKARTGLDRPDPARAWAELTDGARLVDIRPAAQRAREGEIPGALVIERNVLEWRLDPTGSHRIPEAVDHDVRWIVVCSEGYASSLAAASLQELGLHRATDLDGGFVAWAAAGLPTRSVDQGLQ, encoded by the coding sequence GTGGTGACGACGGTGGACCAGTTGCTGGCGAAGGCCCGGACCGGCCTGGACCGGCCGGACCCGGCCCGGGCCTGGGCCGAACTCACGGACGGCGCGCGGCTGGTGGACATCCGCCCGGCGGCGCAGCGGGCCCGGGAGGGGGAGATCCCGGGGGCGCTGGTGATCGAGCGGAACGTGCTGGAGTGGCGGTTGGACCCGACCGGCAGCCACCGGATCCCGGAGGCGGTGGACCACGACGTGCGCTGGATCGTGGTCTGCTCGGAGGGGTACGCGTCCTCGCTGGCGGCGGCCTCGCTGCAGGAGCTGGGGCTGCACCGGGCGACCGACCTGGACGGCGGTTTCGTGGCGTGGGCGGCGGCCGGGCTGCCGACCCGTTCGGTGGATCAAGGTTTGCAGTGA
- a CDS encoding cysteine dioxygenase family protein, whose protein sequence is MSIDLAATPATATSVPATSTTAKTATATATAPAARPPLSPNALRRIVRDLAERPERWLHRVRLSAEDRWYERLELAEDYEVWLISWLPGQSTGFHDHGGSRGAFTVALGELEELALAGPEHGLTVRRLPSGSERAFGPQYTHDVRNTAQGPAVTLHAYSPPLSEMSHYELRVDGLVKTSTEGAEQW, encoded by the coding sequence ATGAGCATCGACCTCGCCGCCACCCCCGCCACCGCCACCTCCGTCCCCGCCACCTCCACCACCGCCAAGACCGCCACCGCGACCGCCACCGCCCCGGCCGCCCGCCCCCCGCTGTCCCCGAACGCGCTGCGCCGGATCGTCCGCGACCTGGCCGAGCGGCCCGAGCGCTGGCTGCACCGGGTCCGGCTGTCCGCGGAGGACCGCTGGTACGAGCGCCTGGAGCTGGCGGAGGACTACGAGGTGTGGCTGATCAGCTGGCTGCCGGGGCAGTCCACCGGCTTCCACGACCACGGCGGTTCGCGCGGCGCGTTCACGGTGGCGCTGGGCGAGCTGGAGGAGCTGGCGCTGGCCGGGCCGGAGCACGGGTTGACGGTGCGCCGGCTGCCGTCGGGCAGCGAGCGGGCGTTCGGCCCGCAGTACACCCACGACGTGCGCAACACGGCGCAGGGCCCGGCGGTGACGCTGCACGCGTACTCGCCGCCGCTGAGCGAGATGTCGCACTACGAACTGCGGGTCGACGGCCTGGTGAAGACCTCCACGGAAGGAGCGGAGCAGTGGTGA
- a CDS encoding Scr1 family TA system antitoxin-like transcriptional regulator, with the protein MGRSMMPPSPTTPVGRFACDLQSLKQRSGLTLAAISERCGLSVPTLSRAFSGRNLPSRYTLQGIVEVCGGDVRSWHQRLERCEIEALGPSSEDELLLRALRSWTPSRSWVPLDKVWDLDEYRTWLRVAKRYSGRSFQKLAHLSALGQRSWSAESFAALLTGRRRMNPHCVLSFLTACGISRRTDLVSWLWAMPSKGNQRLAMEVMAAHTSLVTGGQGERERGARAAGAAGYGEGPTHRNSANGALESLLGTVLKQLRRDEAVVNTPHGLMVVPVGGAPATIPPVRETPSGGPNPVNTTGADNLAHQAGYIPLEPYPGNAVARWRCMCTYCGTETSASLRQLQARKKCWSCGMPSGGSTAPLTDQDGGDHLPGGQTTHTREHANVESHPGQPRTGTKPGGTGESTGSGGARSESVSSKKPVDPSGSWAVPALLLGAKLRSARGASTLAGILTKARPRMSLSLYSRIESGEQRIDNPAVVGVLLDALGVRSGPQRRQFLQLAHDASVKGWADSLSSRELGAAAPATIRRLTSLEERAQQQFVIDTTVIPEVLQSRRYREVITRRTLPASQQHLADRTIEVRRMRADRFKAGKQRSVFFVRSSALYANFGAPEMMVEQLSLLLQHVENEKSPVGIRVMETERPLALSVNSLTRFSFEQGPVAVPDVIYVEAGKHTSFERGPVPGEEQDSCYLDYFDYTDIIDDVVLRAPGWARSRELITEALEWHRARS; encoded by the coding sequence GTGGGTCGTTCCATGATGCCGCCGTCCCCGACCACACCGGTTGGCCGCTTCGCCTGCGATCTCCAGTCCTTGAAGCAGCGCAGCGGGCTGACCCTCGCCGCGATATCCGAGCGGTGCGGCCTCTCGGTGCCCACCCTGTCAAGGGCGTTCAGCGGTCGGAACCTGCCGAGCCGGTACACCCTGCAGGGGATCGTCGAAGTCTGCGGTGGCGACGTCCGGTCCTGGCACCAGCGTCTGGAGCGGTGCGAGATCGAGGCACTCGGCCCGTCCAGCGAGGACGAGCTGCTGCTCAGGGCACTTCGCTCGTGGACGCCGTCACGATCCTGGGTTCCGCTGGACAAGGTGTGGGATCTGGACGAGTACCGCACCTGGTTGCGGGTGGCCAAGCGGTACTCGGGGCGGTCGTTCCAGAAACTCGCCCACCTGTCCGCCCTGGGGCAGCGCAGTTGGTCCGCGGAATCGTTCGCCGCCCTGCTCACCGGGCGCCGACGGATGAACCCCCACTGCGTGCTGTCCTTCCTGACGGCCTGCGGCATCAGTCGGAGAACCGATCTGGTCAGCTGGCTCTGGGCCATGCCGTCCAAGGGGAATCAGCGTCTGGCCATGGAAGTCATGGCGGCGCACACCTCGCTGGTCACCGGCGGTCAGGGCGAGCGCGAGCGGGGGGCCCGCGCGGCGGGCGCCGCCGGCTACGGCGAGGGCCCGACTCACCGGAACTCCGCCAACGGCGCACTCGAATCCCTGCTCGGCACCGTGCTGAAACAGCTCCGGCGCGATGAGGCCGTGGTCAACACCCCTCACGGGTTGATGGTCGTACCCGTTGGCGGGGCTCCGGCGACGATCCCACCGGTCAGGGAAACCCCGAGCGGTGGGCCGAATCCCGTGAACACCACGGGAGCCGACAATCTGGCCCACCAGGCCGGTTACATCCCGCTCGAACCGTACCCGGGGAACGCCGTGGCACGCTGGCGCTGCATGTGCACGTACTGCGGGACCGAGACCTCCGCGTCACTGCGCCAACTCCAGGCCCGGAAGAAGTGCTGGTCCTGCGGGATGCCGTCCGGCGGCTCGACCGCACCACTGACCGATCAGGACGGCGGCGACCACCTGCCCGGCGGGCAGACCACGCACACCCGGGAGCACGCGAACGTCGAAAGTCACCCCGGGCAGCCCCGGACGGGTACGAAACCGGGCGGCACCGGGGAGTCGACCGGATCCGGCGGGGCACGGTCGGAGTCCGTCTCCTCGAAGAAACCCGTGGACCCGTCGGGTTCCTGGGCGGTTCCCGCTCTGCTCCTGGGCGCGAAACTGAGGTCCGCACGCGGTGCCTCGACACTGGCGGGAATCTTGACCAAGGCCAGGCCCCGGATGTCCCTGTCGCTCTACAGTCGGATCGAGAGCGGCGAGCAGCGGATCGACAACCCGGCGGTGGTCGGCGTCCTGCTGGACGCCCTGGGGGTACGGTCCGGGCCACAACGCCGACAGTTCCTCCAACTCGCGCACGATGCCTCGGTGAAGGGGTGGGCCGACTCGCTGTCCAGTCGCGAACTGGGCGCGGCTGCTCCTGCCACGATCAGACGCCTCACCAGTCTCGAGGAACGCGCCCAGCAGCAATTCGTCATCGACACCACCGTCATTCCGGAGGTGCTCCAGAGCCGGCGCTATCGCGAGGTGATCACCCGCCGGACCTTGCCGGCCAGCCAACAGCACCTGGCCGACCGGACCATCGAGGTACGGAGGATGCGCGCCGATCGGTTCAAGGCCGGAAAGCAGAGGTCCGTCTTCTTCGTCCGGAGCAGCGCCCTCTACGCCAACTTCGGCGCCCCCGAGATGATGGTCGAGCAACTGTCGCTCCTGTTGCAGCACGTGGAGAACGAGAAGTCACCGGTGGGCATCAGGGTGATGGAGACCGAGAGGCCGCTCGCGCTCTCGGTGAACTCCCTGACCCGCTTCAGCTTCGAGCAGGGGCCGGTCGCCGTCCCCGACGTCATCTACGTCGAAGCGGGTAAACACACGTCGTTCGAACGCGGACCGGTACCCGGCGAGGAGCAGGACTCCTGCTACCTCGACTACTTCGACTACACGGACATCATCGACGATGTGGTCCTCCGTGCTCCGGGGTGGGCCCGCAGCCGCGAACTGATCACCGAGGCACTGGAGTGGCACCGCGCCCGCTCGTAA
- a CDS encoding sensor histidine kinase KdpD has product MKLSTRIAIGAAALVPLLVAAAGLLLLPLVGADLHRRQDAQLNTRAAAVLPNARALLAADSRGRSKVEQNQQRKLVNAALDAGVRLSAADGTVLLAAGPQPDDPLLFPGTPGDGAVTIRQNGASWRVLTVQVDGGSTSGTLWVLAPAGEPADELRAVRRRVLLVALVAAPLSGLVAFVLAERATRPLRRLGRRAAVLDPSTGHAAFAHARTGTAEVDELSGAIALLLSRYDEQAARTAQALDTARSFSSAASHELRTPLMSLRTNLDVLAAHPDLAADERAEVLAESQQDHARMLDLLSALSALARGDLVEVSAFGPVDLAELVDAAVAEAARRHPDAVYRTELPPEARVFGWDAGLRILLANLLGNAAVHGRGAGRGAEVDVRLRIEDGTALLTVDDTGPGVPPAERTAVFHRFHRRPDSPGSGLGLTLVAQQAALHRGTALATDRPDTPGGRFEVRLPLLLPDAPTVRLPPPQDWLSS; this is encoded by the coding sequence GTGAAGCTGTCGACCAGGATCGCGATCGGCGCGGCGGCGCTGGTGCCGCTGCTGGTGGCGGCGGCCGGGCTGCTACTGCTGCCGCTGGTCGGCGCGGACCTGCACCGGCGCCAGGACGCGCAGTTGAACACCCGGGCCGCGGCCGTGCTGCCGAACGCCCGGGCGCTGCTCGCGGCGGACAGCCGGGGCCGGTCGAAGGTCGAGCAGAACCAGCAGCGCAAGCTGGTGAACGCGGCGCTGGACGCGGGCGTCCGGCTGTCCGCGGCCGACGGCACGGTGCTGCTCGCGGCGGGCCCGCAGCCGGACGACCCGCTGCTGTTCCCGGGAACGCCGGGCGACGGTGCGGTGACGATCCGTCAGAACGGCGCCTCCTGGCGGGTGTTGACGGTTCAGGTGGACGGCGGGAGCACGAGCGGGACGCTGTGGGTGCTGGCCCCGGCCGGGGAGCCGGCGGACGAGCTGCGGGCGGTGCGACGGCGGGTGCTGCTGGTGGCGCTGGTCGCGGCGCCGCTCTCGGGGCTGGTCGCCTTCGTGCTCGCCGAGCGGGCCACCCGGCCGCTGCGCCGACTGGGCCGCCGGGCGGCCGTGCTGGACCCGAGCACGGGGCACGCGGCGTTCGCGCACGCCCGGACGGGCACCGCCGAGGTGGACGAACTCTCCGGCGCCATCGCCCTGTTGCTGTCGCGGTACGACGAGCAGGCGGCCCGTACGGCGCAGGCCCTGGACACCGCGCGGTCGTTCTCCTCGGCGGCCTCGCACGAGCTGCGCACCCCGCTGATGAGCCTGCGCACCAACCTGGACGTGCTGGCCGCGCACCCGGATCTTGCGGCGGACGAGCGGGCCGAGGTGCTGGCCGAGTCGCAGCAGGACCACGCCCGGATGCTGGACCTGCTGAGCGCGCTGTCGGCGCTGGCCCGGGGCGATCTGGTGGAGGTCTCCGCGTTCGGCCCGGTCGACCTCGCCGAGCTGGTGGACGCGGCCGTCGCGGAGGCCGCCCGACGCCACCCGGACGCCGTCTACCGCACCGAACTACCGCCCGAGGCGCGGGTGTTCGGCTGGGACGCGGGCCTGCGCATCCTGCTCGCCAACCTGCTGGGCAACGCCGCCGTGCACGGCCGGGGAGCCGGTCGCGGCGCCGAGGTGGACGTCCGCCTGCGCATCGAGGACGGCACCGCCCTGCTGACCGTGGACGACACCGGCCCCGGCGTCCCGCCCGCCGAACGCACCGCCGTCTTCCACCGCTTCCACCGCCGCCCCGACAGCCCGGGCTCCGGCCTCGGCCTGACCCTGGTCGCCCAACAGGCCGCCCTCCACCGGGGCACCGCCCTCGCCACCGACCGCCCGGACACCCCGGGCGGCCGCTTCGAAGTCCGCCTGCCGCTCCTGCTGCCCGACGCCCCGACCGTCCGACTTCCGCCCCCGCAGGACTGGCTGAGCAGCTGA
- a CDS encoding response regulator transcription factor: MSGSAGRVLVVDDDAAIRRSLERGLRLSGFRVSVAADGAQALAAVGVEPPDVLVLDVGMPGVSGTEVCRTLRARADDTPVLMLSALDELADRVAGLQAGADDYLVKPFALEELVLRLHALLRRRPPQPSDLIRVGPLRVHPETRQAFWEEDELRLTRREFELLAQLARNAGIVLSREVLLDRVWGYDFEVRSDAVDTFVSYLRRKLEAGGRPRTVHTVRGVGFVLRAPGEGGAGR; this comes from the coding sequence GTGAGCGGGTCGGCCGGGCGGGTGCTGGTGGTGGACGACGACGCGGCGATCCGGCGGAGTCTGGAGCGCGGGCTGCGGCTGAGCGGGTTCCGGGTCTCGGTGGCCGCGGACGGGGCGCAGGCGCTGGCCGCGGTCGGGGTGGAACCGCCGGACGTCCTGGTGCTGGACGTCGGGATGCCGGGGGTGTCGGGGACGGAGGTGTGCCGGACGCTGCGGGCCCGGGCGGACGACACCCCGGTGCTGATGCTCTCCGCGCTGGACGAGCTCGCGGACCGGGTCGCCGGGCTACAGGCGGGCGCGGACGACTACCTGGTGAAGCCGTTCGCCTTGGAGGAGCTGGTGCTGCGGCTGCACGCGCTGTTGCGCCGCCGCCCGCCGCAGCCCTCGGACCTGATCCGGGTCGGTCCGCTGCGGGTGCACCCGGAGACCCGGCAGGCGTTCTGGGAGGAGGACGAACTCCGGCTGACCAGGCGCGAGTTCGAGCTGCTCGCCCAACTGGCCCGGAACGCGGGCATCGTGCTGTCCCGGGAGGTGCTGCTGGACCGGGTGTGGGGCTACGACTTCGAGGTGCGCAGCGACGCCGTGGACACCTTCGTCTCGTACCTGCGGCGGAAGTTGGAGGCCGGCGGCCGTCCCCGGACGGTGCACACGGTGCGCGGGGTGGGGTTCGTGCTGCGGGCTCCGGGCGAGGGCGGGGCGGGCCGGTGA